GGTCATTGGCTGCGGTCGAACCCTCCTGACTGGACTTCGCGCCGGCAGTCGAAGCCGCGCTCCAGAGTCAGGTCGCCGCTTTCCGCGCGGCATCAAACGGGGCCCGATCGAACACGAACACGCTGTGGGTAATCTTGCCGTCCGTGACAGTGAGGCACTCCGCCCCGGGTGCGCTGGCGACCGGGACTGTCACGGTGCCGTACATCAGCAGCGCCGTCTCGTCATCACCGAAGGCGGCAATCAGATGCGAACCGGTAAGGATTTGCACGAACGGGCCCAGGAAGGCCCGATATGCCTCGGCGCCTTCGATGCGCCCGGCCGGTGCCTCGCACACGATCTCCTCGGAGATGTACGTCATCGCCTGATCGAGGTCCTTGTTCGTCCAGGCGTGGTAATAGTCCAGCCCGACCCGTAGCGCAATACCGGGGTTCTTAGCCACGGTGACTCCTCTCATTGCGTCCGCAACTGACCCGCTGCTGCCAAGCCGTCTCATGGACCGTGGTGGAGCGGGTCGACACATTGGGGGAACTCTATACCCGTTCGCGGCATGCGGCGAGGGTGGCCCAGGCGTGCATGTTGACGGTGACTCCTCGGGGCGGGCGCGGATGGACGTCCCGGAGCGCCAGGTCACCGGGGCCAGGCTGGCGCAGGAGGCCAGGTGGCCGGCGATGGCGAATACCTCGACCACCAACTGCCCGGACCACGCAATCGAAGGGCAGGTTCCGGGTTCTTAGCGGTTCCTTAGAACGCGTTCCGAACACTGAAAAAGAAATCATCAGTCGAGTCCCGTTGAATCAGCGGGAGCGGAGGGCAGTTGTGAAAAGTCAGACTATCGATCGGCAACCGGAGGTGAAGACGCGCATGGGTGTGCTTCCGCAGATCAGGCATTGGATTCTATTGCCGGCCGTCCTCGCCGTGGCCGTGCTTGCCCTGGGACTGACCATGAAGTCTGTCCGGGCGCTGACGGCTGCGGATCTTGCCATTGACCAGGCCGTGAGCCGGGATCATTCGACCGTGCTGAACGGTCTGGCGCTGGCGTTGAACAGTCTTTTCAGCCCAGTCGGCGGAATCATCATGTTGGTGCTGGTGTGCCTGTTTCTGCTGGTCGAACGGCGCAGCCCGGTCAACGCGATCGCCGTTGGTGCTATCACATCGGCCGGGTGGCTGAGCAGCGAGGTTTTCAAGGTTCTGGTGCCCCGGCATCGGCCGGATCCCGGAGCCCTGTTGGATCCGCTGGTGTCGGAGCCCGCCTCCAATAGTTTCCCAAGCGGCCACACCTCACTTGCGGTGTCCCTGGCTATCGCCCTCTTCCTCCTCGCCCGCGGCACCCGGTGGGAGCGCCCGACGCTTGCCTGTGGTGCAGTGATGGCCGTGGCGGTGGCCGCCTCACGCGTCTATTTGGGTGTTCATTACCCGACCGATGTGGCAGCGTCGTTCCCGGTCTCCATTGCGGGAATTACGTTCTTTGCCGGCCTGTGGAACCGCTACGCCCTCCGCTTGCTGGCCAGGGTCAATGTT
This genomic interval from Micrococcaceae bacterium Sec5.7 contains the following:
- a CDS encoding nuclear transport factor 2 family protein; amino-acid sequence: MAKNPGIALRVGLDYYHAWTNKDLDQAMTYISEEIVCEAPAGRIEGAEAYRAFLGPFVQILTGSHLIAAFGDDETALLMYGTVTVPVASAPGAECLTVTDGKITHSVFVFDRAPFDAARKAAT
- a CDS encoding phosphatase PAP2 family protein; translated protein: MGVLPQIRHWILLPAVLAVAVLALGLTMKSVRALTAADLAIDQAVSRDHSTVLNGLALALNSLFSPVGGIIMLVLVCLFLLVERRSPVNAIAVGAITSAGWLSSEVFKVLVPRHRPDPGALLDPLVSEPASNSFPSGHTSLAVSLAIALFLLARGTRWERPTLACGAVMAVAVAASRVYLGVHYPTDVAASFPVSIAGITFFAGLWNRYALRLLARVNVLRRFGPVPYPAR